From one Arvicanthis niloticus isolate mArvNil1 chromosome Y, mArvNil1.pat.X, whole genome shotgun sequence genomic stretch:
- the LOC143437312 gene encoding myc proto-oncogene protein-like, which translates to MSLNVSFASRNYDLDYDSVQPYFIWDEEENFYHQQQQSELQPPVPSEDIWKKFELLPTRPLSPSRRSGLCSPSYVAVATSFSPKEDNDGGGGNFSSADQLEAELLGGDRVNQNFICDPDDETFIKNIIINDCMWSGFSAAAKLVSEKVASYQASRKDSASLSPARGHSDCSTSSLYLQDLTATASECIDPSVVFPYPLNDSSSPKSCTSFDSTAFFPSSDSLLSSESFPRASPEPLVLHEETPPTTSSDSEEEQEDEEEIDVVSVENRQTPAKRSESGSSPSRGYSKPPHSPLVLKRCHVSTHQHNYAAPPSMRKDYPAAKRAKLDSGRVLKQISNNRKCSSPRSSDTEENDKKWTHNVLERQRRNELKHSFFALRDQIPELENNEKASKVVILKKATAYILSIQADEHKLYSEKDLLRKRREQLKHKLEQLQNSGA; encoded by the exons ATGTCCCTCAACGTGAGCTTTGCCAGCAGGAACTATGACCTCGACTACGACTCAGTGCAGCCCTATTTCATCTGGGACGAGGAAGAGAATTTCTATCACCAGCAACAGCAGAGCGAGCTGCAGCCACCGGTGCCCAGTGAGGATATCTGGAAGAAATTCGAGCTGCTGCCCACCCGGCCCCTGTCCCCCAGCCGCCGCTCCGGGCTCTGCTCTCCATCCTATGTTGCAGTCGCTACGTCCTTCTCCCCAAAGGAAGACAATGACGGCGGCGGTGGCAACTTCTCCAGCGCCGATCAGTTGGAGGCCGAGCTTCTTGGAGGAGACAGGGTGAACCAGAACTTCATCTGCGATCCTGACGACGAGACCTTCATCAAGAACATCATCATCAACGACTGTATGTGGAGCGGTTTCTCTGCCGCTGCCAAGCTGGTCTCAGAGAAGGTGGCCTCCTACCAGGCTTCGCGCAAAGACAGCGCCAGCCTGAGCCCCGCCCGTGGGCACAGCGACTGCTCCACCTCCAGCCTGTACCTGCAGGACCTCACCGCCACCGCGTCTGAGTGCATTGACCCCTCGGTGGTCTTTCCCTACCCGCTCAACGACAGCAGCTCACCCAAATCCTGTACCTCGTTCGATTCCAcagccttctttccttcctcggACTCGCTGCTGTCCTCCGAGTCCTTCCCACGGGCCAGCCCTGAGCCCCTAGTGCTGCATGAGGAGACACCGCCCACCACCAGCAGCGACTCTG aagaagaacaagaagatgaggaagaaattGATGTGGTGTCTGTGGAAAACAGGCAAACCCCTGCCAAGAGGTCCGAGTCAGGATCATCCCCATCAAGAGGCTATAGCAAACCTCCACACAGCCCACTGGTCCTCAAGAGGTGCCATGTCTCCACTCACCAGCACAATTATGCAGCGCCCCCCTCCATGAGGAAGGACTATCCAGCTGCCAAGAGGGCCAAGTTGGACAGTGGCAGGGTCCTGAAACAGATCAGCAACAACCGCAAATGCTCCAGCCCCAGGTCCTCAGACACGGAGGAAAACGACAAGAAGTGGACACACAACGTCTTGGAACGTCAGAGGAGGAATGAGCTGAAGCACAGCTTTTTTGCCCTGCGTGACCAGATCCCTGAATTGGAAAACAACGAAAAGGCCTCCAAGGTAGTTATCCTCAAAAAAGCCACCGCCTACATCCTGTCCATTCAAGCAGATGAACACAAGCTCTACTCAGAAAAGGATTTACTGAGGAAACGGCGAGAACAGTTGAAACACAAACTTGAACAGCTTCAAAACTCTGGTGCATAA